A window from Leptospira meyeri encodes these proteins:
- a CDS encoding efflux RND transporter permease subunit: MLSRILEYSLKNRSFVIIFSFLLISLGLYSLSRVSLDALPDISNVIVEVNTKSGSLDPELVEKTITFFIETELSGIPGVVDIRSLSKFGLSNVVLTFEDGTDVYRARQIVMERLQNVKDRIPPWAMPELTPITTGLGEILMYSVTAKSGSKLDMLDESEKLTYLRTIQDLSIRNQIRSNVKNIAEVDTIGGYAQEIHIDLIPNKLKAQSISINEIVNALDSVGDNFGGGYIEKNDEMIIARSFGSGLKLEELKKIPIRQNGLGNLVRVGDVAVVRVHGMQRLGSATHNGKEIVLGTVMMLMGSNSRETVSDLKDFLKKIQLPEDVEINILSERSFLVNATIATIFKNLTEGALLVVLILFLALGNFRASIFVAIIIPLSMLFTAIGMYYFNISANLMSLGAIDFGLLVDAAIVMVENVLAKREELGDSPVSDPISFVLDASREILAPVTSGIIIVATVYVPILTLDGVEGKMFRPMAEAVLLALGGSYLITLLIIPTLCLFIVKGYIKKSKKNGRFDKLKNLYIPILLFGFKQRRFALLIAVSLFCVSCLIFFRLGGDFIPQLKEGDLMITVVRDSNVSLSKSTESQKKIETFLREFKEVEFVFSRTGTTEVANDPMGTYMSDTFVILKKDSIDSLIQEKDWNEFIEKLRIRLNNEFPEDEISIGQPVEARFNELLEGSRADITFRILGNDLETLISLQNAAEENLKSIDGVGDVELDPILALRHGKVLDFKPDYDRILRYGITIQDFNSTYNAYLSGRSVGNYYENDKKFPIVVKLAEEYRDSLSDLKQMPIGTLDLGAVSMSEVSNYTLEKKVITISRSNGRRYAAISINLENRDMESFVKEAKEKIEANLRIPDNYQVFWGGQFKNLEKAKSKLAIVVPVTLFSVFFLLLKSLNSYKQAILVYLSIPFATTGGIFALYLRGMNFSISAAIGFIALSGIAILNGVVKIHNINHLRKSGMSLKEAVQEAAVSRLRPVLMTALVASLGFIPMAIGEGLGAEVQMPLATVVIGGLISSTLLTLFLLPVFYEWLEED; the protein is encoded by the coding sequence ATGTTAAGTAGAATATTAGAGTATTCGCTCAAAAATAGAAGTTTTGTAATCATTTTCTCGTTTCTGTTGATCTCATTAGGATTGTATTCTCTCTCCAGGGTTTCTCTTGATGCATTACCAGACATTTCTAATGTAATCGTCGAAGTGAATACAAAATCAGGTTCTTTAGATCCAGAACTGGTAGAGAAAACAATAACATTCTTTATCGAAACGGAGTTATCGGGAATTCCTGGTGTGGTCGATATTAGGTCATTGTCCAAGTTCGGATTGTCTAATGTGGTTTTGACTTTTGAAGATGGGACTGACGTCTATCGTGCTAGGCAAATCGTAATGGAACGACTTCAGAATGTAAAAGATAGAATCCCACCTTGGGCTATGCCTGAATTAACGCCTATTACTACAGGGCTTGGAGAGATATTGATGTATTCTGTTACTGCAAAATCTGGCTCTAAGTTGGATATGTTAGATGAATCAGAAAAACTGACGTATCTTCGAACGATACAAGATTTAAGTATAAGAAATCAAATCAGATCTAATGTGAAGAACATTGCTGAAGTGGATACAATAGGAGGATATGCACAGGAAATACATATTGACTTAATCCCAAATAAGTTAAAGGCACAAAGCATTAGTATTAATGAGATCGTTAATGCTCTTGATTCCGTTGGAGATAATTTTGGCGGAGGTTATATAGAGAAAAACGATGAAATGATCATCGCCAGATCTTTCGGAAGTGGATTGAAATTGGAAGAATTGAAAAAAATTCCAATCCGTCAGAATGGTTTAGGTAATTTAGTTCGAGTAGGTGATGTAGCAGTTGTAAGAGTTCATGGAATGCAGAGGCTAGGATCAGCAACACATAACGGAAAAGAAATCGTTCTTGGAACAGTGATGATGTTGATGGGATCGAATAGTAGGGAAACTGTAAGTGATCTGAAAGACTTCTTAAAGAAGATTCAATTGCCCGAAGATGTAGAGATCAACATATTAAGCGAAAGAAGCTTTCTTGTTAATGCGACAATCGCAACAATATTTAAAAACTTAACAGAAGGTGCACTACTAGTTGTATTGATTCTATTTCTTGCTTTGGGAAATTTTAGAGCATCCATTTTTGTCGCCATCATTATTCCTCTTTCTATGTTGTTCACGGCAATAGGGATGTATTATTTTAATATATCTGCAAATTTAATGAGCCTCGGTGCAATTGATTTCGGGCTACTCGTTGATGCTGCCATTGTTATGGTCGAGAATGTGCTTGCGAAGAGAGAAGAATTAGGTGACAGTCCTGTTTCTGATCCAATATCATTTGTGCTGGATGCTTCTAGGGAAATATTGGCACCAGTCACATCTGGTATTATCATAGTAGCAACTGTATATGTTCCTATCTTAACTTTAGATGGAGTAGAAGGAAAGATGTTCCGTCCTATGGCGGAGGCAGTATTATTAGCACTTGGAGGAAGTTATTTAATTACCTTACTAATCATTCCAACACTATGTCTGTTCATTGTGAAAGGATACATTAAAAAATCTAAAAAGAACGGCAGATTCGATAAACTTAAGAATCTATATATACCTATTCTTCTTTTCGGATTTAAACAGAGACGATTCGCTCTGTTAATTGCTGTTTCTTTATTTTGTGTCTCTTGCCTAATTTTCTTTAGGTTGGGAGGTGATTTTATTCCTCAGCTGAAAGAGGGAGACCTTATGATTACTGTGGTTCGAGATAGTAATGTCAGTTTATCTAAATCCACCGAATCACAGAAGAAGATTGAGACTTTTTTGCGTGAATTCAAAGAAGTTGAATTTGTGTTTTCAAGAACTGGGACTACAGAAGTTGCGAATGATCCGATGGGCACTTATATGTCTGATACTTTTGTAATCCTGAAAAAGGACTCTATCGATTCCCTGATTCAGGAAAAGGACTGGAATGAATTTATCGAGAAGTTAAGAATTCGATTGAATAATGAATTTCCTGAAGATGAGATATCTATTGGCCAACCTGTCGAAGCAAGATTCAACGAATTGTTGGAAGGAAGTCGTGCAGATATTACCTTTCGTATTTTAGGAAACGATTTAGAGACCTTAATTTCACTTCAAAACGCAGCTGAAGAAAATCTGAAATCCATCGATGGCGTGGGTGATGTTGAACTTGATCCTATTTTAGCACTTAGACACGGAAAAGTTTTAGATTTTAAGCCAGATTACGATCGTATCCTTAGATATGGTATCACCATTCAAGATTTCAATAGCACATATAATGCATATTTGAGTGGTCGAAGCGTTGGTAACTACTATGAAAACGATAAAAAATTTCCGATTGTTGTGAAGCTTGCAGAAGAATATCGTGATTCACTTTCTGATTTAAAACAAATGCCGATAGGAACGCTGGATCTGGGTGCAGTTTCTATGAGTGAGGTTTCTAATTATACTTTGGAAAAAAAAGTAATTACTATTTCCAGAAGTAATGGTCGTCGTTATGCTGCGATTTCTATTAATTTAGAAAATCGTGATATGGAAAGTTTTGTTAAAGAAGCAAAGGAAAAAATTGAAGCTAACCTTCGCATACCTGATAATTATCAGGTATTTTGGGGAGGACAATTTAAAAATTTGGAGAAGGCGAAGTCAAAACTTGCAATTGTCGTTCCTGTAACTTTGTTCTCTGTATTTTTTCTTTTACTCAAGAGTTTAAATAGTTATAAACAAGCAATTTTAGTTTATTTGAGTATTCCTTTTGCAACGACAGGAGGCATCTTTGCTCTTTACTTGAGAGGAATGAACTTTAGCATTTCGGCGGCAATCGGATTTATCGCATTATCTGGCATTGCTATACTCAACGGAGTTGTCAAAATACATAACATAAATCATTTGCGTAAGAGTGGAATGTCTCTTAAAGAAGCAGTGCAAGAAGCTGCTGTATCGAGACTAAGGCCTGTTTTAATGACAGCTTTGGTTGCATCTTTAGGTTTTATTCCAATGGCAATTGGTGAAGGGTTAGGTGCAGAAGTACAAATGCCATTGGCAACTGTAGTCATCGGAGGACTTATTTCCTCTACATTATTAACATTATTTCTACTTCCAGTATTTTACGAATGGCTCGAGGAAGATTAA
- a CDS encoding type II toxin-antitoxin system HigB family toxin, with protein sequence MEFVNRIHLERKLKEKKFQEHKLTIIGIIESFKVSKVTTSKEIIEIYQLRWRVDYVSPNCYVFDITNKIRMILFIDLENRTFIFYGVFTHDEYDTLNIKKIAKNNSNTNKDKLKDNKDKLKTHENKTKQRREGQKGKH encoded by the coding sequence ATGGAATTTGTAAACAGAATACATCTAGAAAGAAAACTAAAGGAAAAGAAATTTCAGGAGCATAAACTAACTATAATCGGAATAATAGAAAGTTTTAAAGTATCAAAAGTAACTACTTCCAAGGAAATCATTGAAATTTACCAACTTCGTTGGCGGGTGGATTATGTTTCTCCGAATTGTTACGTTTTTGATATTACAAACAAAATTAGAATGATCCTCTTCATTGATTTGGAGAATAGGACATTTATTTTTTATGGCGTTTTTACACACGATGAATACGATACTTTAAATATTAAGAAAATAGCAAAGAATAACAGCAATACTAATAAAGATAAACTTAAAGATAATAAAGATAAACTTAAAACCCATGAGAACAAAACTAAACAACGTCGTGAAGGTCAGAAAGGTAAACACTGA
- a CDS encoding TolC family protein — protein sequence MTVPLYSQSFSLDQILSIAESKADLILSGQAKVEEAENLKQKAGKYKNPNISLDYGRRRASNESGPEYALGLSQDFYYPGKRDLRIKIAEANEKSLLAELEQSKLEYRFSVIKLVYSYLIASEKASHIQDRIKRVSQIESFIEKKVFVSPETKVELYLVQNRLLTLQKHLIVLEKNRSVEWEKLNFFLGLEKEISIRSPWLQKGKPLPKSDLLSAMISKNPVLKQSQSRIQQAKEEVELARLDKYSDLKLQGSVGEDKSGVANRFFDLGVSFAIPSLDTNEDVVKSMQARTLSENYLLNHQIRILTTRLNSSLIEYDSINKSLDKFSISLVSSIEQKLSYADNEFIKGRISLINYLELETQLHETHEAIYDYQMQFVDNITEILFLTNNPDFEGAINVK from the coding sequence TTGACGGTACCACTATATTCTCAGTCTTTTTCTCTTGATCAGATACTGAGTATTGCCGAATCCAAAGCGGATTTAATCCTCTCTGGGCAGGCGAAAGTAGAAGAAGCTGAAAATTTAAAACAAAAAGCGGGAAAATATAAGAACCCGAACATTTCTTTGGATTACGGTAGAAGACGGGCAAGTAATGAATCTGGTCCCGAATACGCATTGGGTTTAAGCCAAGACTTCTACTATCCAGGAAAGAGAGACTTGCGAATCAAAATTGCCGAAGCAAATGAAAAGTCCCTTTTAGCAGAGCTAGAGCAAAGTAAGTTAGAATATAGATTCAGTGTGATTAAGTTGGTATACTCCTACTTAATCGCTTCAGAAAAGGCTTCTCACATTCAGGATAGGATCAAGCGAGTCTCTCAAATTGAATCCTTTATCGAGAAGAAAGTTTTCGTTTCCCCTGAAACAAAAGTTGAGCTGTATCTTGTGCAGAATCGTTTGTTAACACTTCAGAAGCACTTAATTGTTCTTGAGAAAAATAGATCGGTTGAATGGGAGAAGCTGAATTTTTTCTTAGGATTGGAAAAGGAAATTTCAATTCGATCTCCTTGGCTTCAGAAAGGAAAACCTTTACCTAAAAGTGATCTTTTGTCAGCAATGATCAGTAAGAATCCTGTATTAAAACAATCTCAGAGCAGAATCCAACAAGCAAAGGAAGAAGTAGAACTTGCAAGATTAGATAAGTATTCAGATTTAAAACTGCAAGGTTCGGTTGGGGAAGATAAGTCTGGGGTTGCCAATAGATTCTTTGACTTAGGTGTCTCGTTTGCTATACCGTCGTTGGACACTAACGAGGATGTTGTTAAGAGTATGCAAGCTAGAACCTTATCTGAGAACTATCTTCTCAATCATCAAATAAGAATCTTAACGACCAGGCTAAACTCCAGCTTAATAGAATACGATTCCATTAACAAATCCTTAGATAAATTTTCCATTTCTCTAGTTTCTTCCATAGAACAAAAACTAAGTTATGCGGATAATGAATTTATCAAAGGTCGTATCAGCCTAATTAATTATTTGGAACTTGAAACACAACTTCATGAGACTCATGAAGCTATATACGACTATCAAATGCAGTTTGTGGACAACATCACCGAGATTTTGTTTTTAACTAATAATCCTGATTTCGAAGGAGCCATCAATGTTAAGTAG